The genomic stretch ATCGCTGCGCCGGGCGGAGGAGGCCCTGTCACGCGCGGAGTCGGTGCTCAAGGACGTCCATGCCCGGCTCGAGGCCGCCGAGCAGACGCTGCGGCAGGTGCTCGCGGAGGTGTCACCCGTCTTCACCGCGGACGTGGGCTGGGAGCGGAAGCTGGAGGAGGACCCGGCCACCTTCCGCCGCAAGTGTGGAGAGCGGGTGGTGATGTGGAAGGGCAAGGAGGAGGCCCGGCTGAAGGCGGAGGAGCGCGAGGCCGAGGAGCAGCGTCATCGCGCCCGGGCTCAGGGCCTGGTGGAGGTGAGCACCCGCCACGCCGAGGAGCATCAAGCATTCGCCGTGCGCAAGGAGCAGGAGCGCGGCGAGCTGACCCGCGCACGCGCGGCACTGCTGCACGGCCGTCCCACGGCGGAGGTCCGCGCCGAGCTGCAGGCACGACTGGAGGCCACGGAGTCGGCCTTCGAGCAGGCCCGTGAGCGCGCCGAGGCAGCGCATCAGTCGGCGCAGGTCGCCACCGCCCGTGCCGAGGATGCCGTGCGCGCCAGGGCGGAGGCGTTGGCCCTGCGTGAGTCGGAAGGCGCCGCGCTGACAGCGCTGCTCGCCACGCGTGGGACCACGCTGGACGCCGTGCGGATGCTGCTGTCATTCGACGCGGCCTGGCGTGAGGCGGAAGCCCGCGCGCTGTCGGCCCTGCGCGAGGCGCTCGCCCAGGCCACCGCCGTGCTGGCGGAGCGAAGCGAGCGTCGCACGCGGCACGAGGACTCCGGTCCTCCGTCGCTCTCCGAGCAGGACGCGGGCGCCGAATGTGAGCGGCTGCGCGCGGAGGTGGAGGCCCGTCGTCATGCCGAGGCCACGCTGCACGCGCGGCTGGAGGCCGACGACACGGCGCGGGCGCGGCACGGCACCGAGGCCGCGGCCCTGGAGGAGGGCCGCCGCGCGGCGGAGGTGTGGAAGGTGCTGGGCGACCTCATCGGCTCGCACGACGGCAAGCGCTTCAAGGTCTTCGCCCAGAGTCTCACGCTGGATGCCTTGCTGTTGCACGCCAACGCGCACCTGCGGGAACTCGCGCGGCGTTACCGGCTGATGCGCGTGCCCGGACACGACCTGGACCTCCAAATCGTGGACGGGGACATGGGCGACGAGGTCCGCAGCGTGGCCAGCCTGTCCGGCGGTGAGAGCTTCCTGGTGTCGCTGGCGCTCGCGTTGGGGCTGGCGTCCCTTTCGTCGGAGACGACGCAAGTGGAGACGCTCTTCATCGACGAGGGCTTCGGCACGCTGGACCCGGAGACGCTGGAGGTGGCCCTGGCCACGCTGGACGCGCTCCAGGCCACGGGCCGGCAGGTGGGCATCATCTCGCACGTCAGCGGCATGGCGGAGCGCATCGGCGTGCAGGTGCGCGTGGTGAAGCAGGGAGGTGGGCGCAGCCGGCTGGTGGTGGAGGGCGACCCGGGCATGGTGCCTCCTTCCATGGGACAGCAGGAGGTGGCGTAGCGGACCCTGGCGGGCTCAGGTCTCCATCAGCCCGCGTACCACCGCGGCCAAGGCCAGGGGCGTGGCCACGCGGTCATCACTCAGCGGCGCCAGGGCCCGGGCGAACTGCTCCGCGGAGCCGAAGCGTTGCGACGGGACGGGCGCCAGCGCGCGGTCCAGCACCAGCGCCAGCGCGTCGGGGACGCCGGGCACTCGCACGCGCACGGGGGTCACCCGGCCGCCGCGGATGGAGGACTCTACCTGCTCCTCCGGGCCGGAAGGGAAGGGCGACTCCAGCGCCAGCAGCTCGTAGAGCAGCACCGCCGTCGCCCACAGGTCCACCGCCACGGACACGTCGCCCGCGAGCAGCTCCGGGGAGCGGTAGTGCTGCTTGCCCAGTCGCCGGATGTCCTGCACCGCGCCCGCGCGGGAGCGCGCCACGCCGAAGTCCGCCAGCTTCACCTCGCCCGTGCGGGACAGCAGCACGTTGTGCGGGGACACGTCACAGTGCACCACGCCCAGGGGGCGGCCCGTGGTGCTGACGGCATGGTGCGCGTGCGACAGGGCCTCCAGCACCTGCCGGACGATGAGCACGGAGATGTCGATGGGCAGCTCGATGCGGCGGCGGCGGCACCGCGCCAGCACGCGGCCCAGGTCGGGGCCTTCCACCAGCTCCAGCGCCAGGTAGCCACCGTCCGGCAGCTCGCCGTACTCCACGAAGCCGACGATGTAAGGGTGGCGCAGGCAGCGGGCGAGCTCGGCTTCGTGCAGGAGCTGCTCGTGGGCCTCCGCGTCTCTCATGCGCTCGGGACGCACGCGCTTGAGGGCCACCTGCGCTCCAGCATGTGGGCCCTGCTGCATCCGCGCGAGAAAGACCTCCGCCATGCCGCCGCGTCCCAGCCGGGACAGCAGCTGGAAGCGGCCATGGTCGCGAGGCCAGATTTCCCGCACGTTCTCCATCACGTTCAGCCCACGCCACCCGCGAGGCTCGCCAGGTAGTCGTCCAGCGTCTGGGAGAAGGTGGCGTCGTCGTTGAGGAACGCCAGGCCCACGCCGCCCGTGTACGGGTCGTCCACCACGTGGACCACCACCGCGTCGCCCTGCAGGCGTTCGCCGTTGGGCAGCTTCACGTCCACGGTGACGACGCTGTCGGGCAGGGGCCGGTGCGCGGTGCGCACGAAGAGGCCGCCGTTGGAGATGTTGAGGGCGTGCTCACGCACGAAGTCCAACTCGGTCCGGAACTCCATTTCCAGCTTCACGGCGAAGCGGCGCCCGCGACGCTGAGGCCCCTCCGGCGGGCGGACGAGCACCTGGTGAGGCTGGTTGCTGGGAGCGGGAGCAGGCGCCTCCACGGGCTTCGGGCTCGTTTGAGGCACGGAGGCCGCGGTGCCACCCACGGTGGGCCCCGCGGGACGCACGCTGCTGACGGGCAGCGTGGTCAGGTGCTGCTGCAGCACCCGCGCCGCGGCAGAGCATTCGTCTCCCCGGTAGGTGGTGCCGCCCCCGAAGGCCGCCGCGCGAAAGGCATCTCGCTCCGCCTTGGGCAGACGCCACAGCTCCACGAAGGTGCCGCCGCTGCGCTTCGCGTCCTCCGCGAGCCGCTCCACGGCGGAGCGTGGATAGCCTGGAGCCTCCACCTTCAATTCAATACCCGCTTCCTCCGGGCGCAGGGCCACCACGAGCTGGAGTGACTGCGCGGAGGTGAGCACCTCGCCAATCCCTTCCACCCAGGCCGCCACGCGCTCCGGGGGAGCCGAGCCATTCCATAA from Myxococcus xanthus encodes the following:
- a CDS encoding TIGR02266 family protein, encoding MPVFGLAALWNGSAPPERVAAWVEGIGEVLTSAQSLQLVVALRPEEAGIELKVEAPGYPRSAVERLAEDAKRSGGTFVELWRLPKAERDAFRAAAFGGGTTYRGDECSAAARVLQQHLTTLPVSSVRPAGPTVGGTAASVPQTSPKPVEAPAPAPSNQPHQVLVRPPEGPQRRGRRFAVKLEMEFRTELDFVREHALNISNGGLFVRTAHRPLPDSVVTVDVKLPNGERLQGDAVVVHVVDDPYTGGVGLAFLNDDATFSQTLDDYLASLAGGVG
- a CDS encoding serine/threonine-protein kinase, with the protein product MENVREIWPRDHGRFQLLSRLGRGGMAEVFLARMQQGPHAGAQVALKRVRPERMRDAEAHEQLLHEAELARCLRHPYIVGFVEYGELPDGGYLALELVEGPDLGRVLARCRRRRIELPIDISVLIVRQVLEALSHAHHAVSTTGRPLGVVHCDVSPHNVLLSRTGEVKLADFGVARSRAGAVQDIRRLGKQHYRSPELLAGDVSVAVDLWATAVLLYELLALESPFPSGPEEQVESSIRGGRVTPVRVRVPGVPDALALVLDRALAPVPSQRFGSAEQFARALAPLSDDRVATPLALAAVVRGLMET